GATATATCCATGTAATACATGTATAATATTATCATGTCTCCTATAGCTTGCTGATCAGCGTTTTTATGTCAGCAACGGAATATCTTAAAATTTTAGCTAATAAGCTTCCTCTTCCCAACCAGCAAAGACTATCTAGCATATACAATCTAAATGTTACAGGCGGATGCTGTTTCCAGGCAAACCAACGCATTAACTTCCTTACTGGGCTACGCTCTTCAATTATTTTTTGATACGCTATCTTCCTCATAGCGGATTTTAACGCTTCAAAACCCCCCGTAAATAACGCGGCTTCAATATCCGCCCTTACTTCAAGAATTTTAGCAACAAAAAACAAGCCTGTTAGCACTGCCAAGTTAAGAACTACGTAAAAAATGAACACTAGACATGGTCCTAGAAAATCTAGGACGAGATAGGCTTGGAAAATATACGCCAGGCTGCTAAGTAGAAAAAGCGTGGGTATATCCTTATTTTTAATGTGACTAGCTTCGTGGCCTAGAACAGCTTCTAACTCCTCCTCTGACAACTTTATCAACAATCCAGAAGTAATCGTTAGAGTAGAGAACCTAGAACAAATACCAGAGATTAACGCGTTGGGAGTTAAAGAATTTATTATATAGATACTGGGTTTTGATAATTTAAACCTAGTAAATACGCGAGATACTAGCTTGTAAAGATCGATTGTTTTTATTCCTATAGTATTCTCATCCACGAATATTCCATATTTAGCCAGTATCGATCTGATCGCGCGCTTATCCACGACCCCAGAATTAACATACCTCGCTATATCGCGTTTTAACTCGTAAACCTTTTTTCTCTTTGAAAGCCTACTTATAACTCTCGTGTATTTTTCTAACGGCATCGCTAATTTTACAATGTAGACTTTACTATGGTCTCTATCAATCTTCCAATCACCTAACAACGCTACTATCCTAAAGTAAGAAATTTGCGAGAATACATAAGCTAGAGTTAGGAATACCGGTGCATAGACAGGACCTATTAAAAAATAAGCTAAGTAGTAAGCTATAATTGGAAGCATCAACATTACCGCCAATTTATTCAACAGAATTTTTTCCATAACCTTCTTAAATAGAGATTTATGACTTGACGGAACATAATCCCTGCCCTCTACATATACATGATACATTATTCCCATTTTCCTTTTCTCGAAATGAGTTACTATAGCGGCTTCAATCGAATCAGCTATTTTCTGAATCCTCTTATATGACGTTTTAGAGTTTAGCGATGTTATCTTCACCAACGGTTCTCTGGACGCGATAACAAGAATTTCGAACCGGACATCGTTTCTCCCAGCTACTTGAAATACAGCACCTCTATCTTCTCCAAATTTCAAATATCCGAGAAACTCGATTTCTCCCTCATAGGCTACCTGCAGAAACTCAGATACAAAATCCAGAAACTCATCTTTTTCACTTTCACCTAGCTTTATCAAACTTATTTTCCGTTCACAAACTTGAGATTCCATAACTCTAGCCTATTAGAATTGTTAAAAACAATAAGAAATTTAAAGAGATTGGGCTTTACTCGAAGCTTTCAAGCTCCACAATATCTTCTTCTTTAGTCGTCTTCTTCCTATTCGAAGCCGCATATCCTGCTATTCCCAGAGCCGCTGAGCCAGCTAGTAAACCAAGCGCTTCCATCTTGCTTATCGGTATCCCGATGAGAGGCAACTCGAATGCCACGTCGAGCGTTAACCTTAACCTCTTGCTCGAATCTATATTTTCATTGAACGTTGTTTTAACCCGCTTATACGTCGCTTCTATCGTGTAGTATCCTCCTGGTATTTGCTTTACCATCAATAGGCCGTTATCATCGGTTTCTCCGGAAGCTACCACGCTATCATTTTCTGATTTAATAAGTATGGTAGTGCCAGCCAGCGTTCTACCCCACATGTCCACAGTTTCTATCTCTAGATTATAGACACTACACTTAACTTCTATATGAGTGCTTGTCACGGTATATAGATTGAACCCGCCGACTTGTATAGAGCGATACGTGACAGCAACCTCGTATACTCCGGGATGATACAATATTACT
This DNA window, taken from Thermoproteales archaeon, encodes the following:
- a CDS encoding M48 family metalloprotease, translating into MESQVCERKISLIKLGESEKDEFLDFVSEFLQVAYEGEIEFLGYLKFGEDRGAVFQVAGRNDVRFEILVIASREPLVKITSLNSKTSYKRIQKIADSIEAAIVTHFEKRKMGIMYHVYVEGRDYVPSSHKSLFKKVMEKILLNKLAVMLMLPIIAYYLAYFLIGPVYAPVFLTLAYVFSQISYFRIVALLGDWKIDRDHSKVYIVKLAMPLEKYTRVISRLSKRKKVYELKRDIARYVNSGVVDKRAIRSILAKYGIFVDENTIGIKTIDLYKLVSRVFTRFKLSKPSIYIINSLTPNALISGICSRFSTLTITSGLLIKLSEEELEAVLGHEASHIKNKDIPTLFLLSSLAYIFQAYLVLDFLGPCLVFIFYVVLNLAVLTGLFFVAKILEVRADIEAALFTGGFEALKSAMRKIAYQKIIEERSPVRKLMRWFAWKQHPPVTFRLYMLDSLCWLGRGSLLAKILRYSVADIKTLISKL